A single genomic interval of Syngnathoides biaculeatus isolate LvHL_M chromosome 1, ASM1980259v1, whole genome shotgun sequence harbors:
- the LOC133501391 gene encoding aurora kinase A- and ninein-interacting protein, with protein sequence MADKIRREKNGPTMKTSKALQSNHAPEECGVWLDTVELKGKAKQKKTARSISKMLNPLAKGAGYSVAVVFNFTQTRTEMPRTRQSSISSFFSPRCKDKMETGGAVRDRNDERGIRCEVREEQPEEVRQDVHREECPDELEQKVRRVREEQPEKVDRGQGSVVKTNQTAEDFCEFDLSEKLFQTEAEGKTSTQKPFQIVRPRHKDDDKENGFLPGSFSPPKKRPRQRDREDSLAPMFTQDSDGFRVIAHRFRRSPLKKRDGVNTCAKSKPAKTLFDAEDALFTQDSQGNLVIKH encoded by the exons ATGGCAGATAAAATACGGcgagaaaaaaatg GTCCCACGATGAAGACATCCAAAGCGCTCCAGTCGAATCATGCCCCCGAAGAATGCGGTGTGTGGTTGGACACCGTGGAGCTCAAAGGAAAAGCTAAGCAG aaaaaaacagccCGGTCCATCTCCAAGATGCTTAACCCGCTGGCAAAAGGTGCTGGTTACAGCGTGGCCGTGGTGTTCAACTTCACGCAGACCAGGACGGAGATGCCGAGGACTAGACAGAGCTCCATTTCCAGCTTCTTTTCGCCTCGTTGTAAAGACAAAATGGAAACGGGCGGCGCCGTTCGAGACCGGAACGACGAGCGCGGCATCCGCTGCGAAGTCCGAGAAGAGCAACCAGAGGAGGTGCGACAAGACGTGCACCGAGAAGAGTGTCCGGACGAGTTGGAACAGAAAGTCCGCCGAGTACGAGAAGAACAACCGGAAAAGGTGGACCGCGGCCAAGGATCCGTTGTCAAAACGAACCAAACAGCCGAGGACTTTTGCGAGTTTGATCTAAGCGAAAAGCTCTTTCAGACGGAGGCAGAAGGCAAAACCTCCACCCAGAAACCATTTCAAATTGTTCGCCCTCGTCATAAAGATGACGACAAAGAAAACGGCTTCTTACCGGGGTCGTTTTCCCCCCCGAAGAAGCGACCTCGGCAGCGTGACCGCGAGGACAGCCTCGCCCCGATGTTCACCCAGGACTCTGACGGCTTTCGGGTGATCGCGCACCGATTTCGGAGAAGTCCTCTCAAAAAACGCGACGGCGTCAATACTTGCGCAAAGTCGAAACCCGCAAAGACTTTATTTGACGCCGAGGACGCGCTATTCACGCAAGACTCTCAGGGAAATCTGGTGATTAAACACTGA
- the vps28 gene encoding vacuolar protein sorting-associated protein 28 homolog isoform X1 yields the protein MFHGIPVTGSMGGVAPANKPELYEEVKLYKNAREREKYDNMAELFAVVKTLQALEKAYIKDCVTPNEYTASCSRLLVQYKAAFKQVQGSDVGSIDDFCRKYRLDCPLAMERIKEDRPITIKDDKGNLNRCIADIVSLFITVMDKLRLEIRAMDEIQPDLRELMETMNRMSNMPPDSEAKDKVSLWLSTLSSMSASDELDDSQVRQMLFDLESAYNAFNRFLHSS from the exons ATGTTCCATGGCATACCGGTTACAGGGAGCATGGGAGGAG TAGCTCCAGCCAATAAACCTGAGCTGTACGAG GAagtgaaattgtacaaaaatgccagagaaagagaaaa GTACGACAACATGGCAGAGTTGTTTGCTGTGGTCAAGACCCTGCAAGCCCTGGAGAAAGCCTACATCAAAGACTGCGTCACCCCCAACGA GTACACGGCCTCGTGTTCCAGACTGCTGGTCCAGTACAAGGCGGCGTTCAAACAGGTCCAAGGCTCCGACGTGGGCTCCATAGACGACTTCTGCCGCAAGTACAGG ctggacTGCCCGCTGGCCATGGAACGGATCAAGGAGGACCGGCCAATCACCATCAAGGACGACAAGGGCAACTTGAACCGCTGCATCGCCGACATCGTCTCC ttgTTTATCACAGTTATGGACAAGCTGAGACTGGAGATCAGAGCCATGGACGAG atCCAACCGGATCTGCGGGAGCTGATGGAGACCATGAACCGGATGAGCAACATGCCACCGGACTCAGAAGCCAAGGACAAAGTCAGCCTCTG GTTGAGCACCCTGAGCAGCATGTCGGCGTCGGACGAGCTGGACGACAGCCAAGTGCGCCAGATGCTCTTCGACCTGGAGTCGGCCTACAACGCCTTCAACCGCTTCCTGCACTCGTCTTGA
- the vps28 gene encoding vacuolar protein sorting-associated protein 28 homolog isoform X2: MFHGIPVTGSMGGAPANKPELYEEVKLYKNAREREKYDNMAELFAVVKTLQALEKAYIKDCVTPNEYTASCSRLLVQYKAAFKQVQGSDVGSIDDFCRKYRLDCPLAMERIKEDRPITIKDDKGNLNRCIADIVSLFITVMDKLRLEIRAMDEIQPDLRELMETMNRMSNMPPDSEAKDKVSLWLSTLSSMSASDELDDSQVRQMLFDLESAYNAFNRFLHSS; encoded by the exons ATGTTCCATGGCATACCGGTTACAGGGAGCATGGGAGGAG CTCCAGCCAATAAACCTGAGCTGTACGAG GAagtgaaattgtacaaaaatgccagagaaagagaaaa GTACGACAACATGGCAGAGTTGTTTGCTGTGGTCAAGACCCTGCAAGCCCTGGAGAAAGCCTACATCAAAGACTGCGTCACCCCCAACGA GTACACGGCCTCGTGTTCCAGACTGCTGGTCCAGTACAAGGCGGCGTTCAAACAGGTCCAAGGCTCCGACGTGGGCTCCATAGACGACTTCTGCCGCAAGTACAGG ctggacTGCCCGCTGGCCATGGAACGGATCAAGGAGGACCGGCCAATCACCATCAAGGACGACAAGGGCAACTTGAACCGCTGCATCGCCGACATCGTCTCC ttgTTTATCACAGTTATGGACAAGCTGAGACTGGAGATCAGAGCCATGGACGAG atCCAACCGGATCTGCGGGAGCTGATGGAGACCATGAACCGGATGAGCAACATGCCACCGGACTCAGAAGCCAAGGACAAAGTCAGCCTCTG GTTGAGCACCCTGAGCAGCATGTCGGCGTCGGACGAGCTGGACGACAGCCAAGTGCGCCAGATGCTCTTCGACCTGGAGTCGGCCTACAACGCCTTCAACCGCTTCCTGCACTCGTCTTGA